A part of Parvimonas micra genomic DNA contains:
- a CDS encoding rod shape-determining protein: MKYFRKTLAIDFGTSKVVTFVENKGIIVNEPSVVTMDTYKNKILSYGETAKKLLGRIPGNVVAKRPVIAGNIVDFNATEAIIKRAIKKSVGKNFFRPNVLVCIASELTQVQKRAITQAVKLAGANNVVLLEETITAAIGCGININDPSGTMVVDIGAGKTDISVISNGEIIIAKSLSVGGNTIDQAIADFIRTRYNMLIGENTAELIKLSAARAYPTNDGSMYEIKGRNVMNGLPMHIFVNDSDISHAIGMTLNKILNAITETLEKTPPELIADISEKGLILTGGTSLIPGLVELITDRTHLEVINPENPELMVIKGAGRFLKNVDFSNDEIEYLDELKRHVLEQKEQLRKR, encoded by the coding sequence ATGAAGTATTTTAGAAAAACTCTTGCCATTGATTTTGGAACATCAAAGGTAGTAACTTTTGTAGAAAATAAAGGTATCATTGTAAATGAACCGTCAGTCGTTACTATGGATACATATAAAAATAAAATATTATCTTATGGAGAAACAGCAAAAAAATTATTGGGTCGTATTCCGGGAAATGTAGTTGCAAAAAGGCCTGTAATTGCAGGAAATATTGTAGATTTTAATGCAACAGAAGCAATTATAAAAAGAGCAATAAAAAAATCTGTCGGAAAAAATTTTTTCAGACCGAATGTTTTAGTTTGTATTGCAAGTGAATTGACACAAGTACAAAAAAGAGCAATAACTCAAGCTGTAAAACTTGCGGGTGCAAATAATGTTGTGCTTTTAGAAGAAACAATAACGGCTGCCATTGGATGTGGTATAAATATAAATGATCCATCAGGCACTATGGTTGTTGATATTGGCGCCGGAAAAACAGATATTTCCGTAATTTCAAATGGAGAAATAATTATTGCAAAAAGTTTAAGTGTCGGTGGAAATACAATTGATCAAGCCATTGCGGATTTCATTCGTACAAGATATAATATGCTTATTGGAGAAAACACTGCAGAACTTATCAAGTTATCAGCTGCAAGAGCATATCCTACAAATGACGGCTCAATGTATGAAATTAAAGGAAGAAATGTAATGAATGGTCTTCCAATGCATATTTTTGTAAATGATTCAGATATTTCTCACGCAATTGGAATGACTTTAAATAAGATTTTAAATGCAATAACAGAAACTTTAGAAAAAACCCCTCCTGAATTAATTGCAGACATTTCTGAAAAGGGATTAATATTAACCGGAGGTACATCTCTAATTCCCGGACTTGTTGAATTAATAACGGATAGAACTCATCTAGAGGTTATAAATCCGGAAAATCCTGAATTAATGGTAATAAAAGGTGCCGGAAGATTTTTGAAAAATGTTGATTTCTCAAATGATGAAATAGAATATCTAGACGAATTAAAACGCCATGTTTTAGAACAAAAAGAACAATTAAGAAAGAGATAA
- a CDS encoding DUF2087 domain-containing protein, which produces MEFNKDKWIKDGMIVNMPKKQKDKYELFVYLASICFDERKYTEKEINEILKKYYADYCYLRRSMVDFRLLKRTDDGSEYFFDKSVLD; this is translated from the coding sequence ATGGAATTTAATAAAGATAAATGGATAAAAGACGGTATGATTGTAAATATGCCCAAAAAACAGAAAGATAAATATGAACTTTTTGTTTATTTAGCTTCTATTTGTTTTGATGAAAGAAAATATACGGAAAAAGAAATTAATGAAATTTTAAAGAAATATTATGCAGATTATTGTTATTTGAGAAGATCTATGGTTGATTTTAGACTTTTAAAAAGGACTGATGATGGAAGCGAGTATTTCTTTGATAAGTCGGTATTAGATTGA
- a CDS encoding AraC family transcriptional regulator yields the protein MSIVKSFNSTIDYIETVLEDEIDEKKITHLSGYSYAMFSRLFSILTETTLSEYLRGRKLTEAAIALRDTDEKVIDIAFRFGYESSDSFGTAFKNFHGFTPSEVRNGKPFKLISRIQLALTVKGGRSMNVTIQKKGSFTVAGFNEENINSSLCPKVWNKLYEKYSQEELASLGDGESVGICHDVESPNVINYMAGYIVTDVDKAKSRGLDILEVEEAEYAIVELKGVVPECIHNGWKYVMEVFFPEHGYVHSGTPDFEYYYEGNMDSKDYKMELWIPIVKA from the coding sequence ATGAGTATAGTAAAATCTTTTAATAGTACGATAGATTATATAGAAACTGTTTTAGAAGATGAAATTGATGAAAAGAAAATAACTCATTTATCTGGATATTCATATGCGATGTTTAGTCGATTGTTTTCTATTTTAACTGAAACAACACTTTCAGAATATTTGAGAGGAAGAAAATTAACAGAGGCAGCGATTGCTTTAAGAGATACGGACGAAAAAGTAATTGACATTGCATTTAGATTTGGATATGAGTCATCAGACTCTTTTGGAACAGCTTTCAAGAATTTTCATGGATTTACTCCTTCTGAAGTAAGAAATGGGAAACCATTCAAATTGATTTCTAGAATTCAATTAGCATTAACAGTTAAAGGAGGAAGAAGTATGAATGTTACAATTCAAAAGAAAGGTTCATTTACAGTTGCAGGTTTCAATGAAGAAAATATTAATTCATCATTATGTCCAAAAGTTTGGAATAAATTATATGAAAAATATAGCCAAGAAGAACTTGCAAGTCTAGGAGATGGAGAAAGTGTAGGCATTTGTCATGACGTGGAAAGTCCAAATGTAATAAATTACATGGCAGGATATATTGTTACGGATGTAGATAAAGCAAAAAGTAGGGGACTTGATATCCTAGAAGTAGAGGAGGCTGAATATGCTATTGTTGAGCTAAAAGGAGTAGTTCCTGAATGTATTCACAATGGTTGGAAGTATGTAATGGAAGTATTCTTTCCAGAACATGGATATGTTCATTCTGGAACTCCTGACTTTGAATATTACTATGAAGGGAATATGGATAGTAAAGATTATAAAATGGAATTATGGATTCCAATTGTAAAAGCGTAA
- a CDS encoding class I SAM-dependent methyltransferase: MNNYIKLNEDRWNNVKNDYTEPLTHEELEEVRNNPISVALTVGKKVPKEWFEKANGKKILGLACGGGQQGPVFAIKGYDVTIMDFSKSQLQRDDMVAKREGLKINTVQDDMTKPFPFENETFDIIFNPVSNVYIEDLENMYKEASRVLKKGGLLMVGFMNPWIYMYDADIVWDKPDEELLLKFSIPFNSKELEEQGKITINSEYGYEFSHTLETQIRGQLKNGLAMIDFYESCDKRNRLSRYGNDYIATLCIKL, translated from the coding sequence ATGAACAATTATATAAAATTAAATGAAGATAGATGGAATAATGTAAAAAATGACTATACTGAGCCATTGACACATGAAGAATTAGAAGAAGTTAGAAATAATCCAATTTCTGTTGCATTAACTGTTGGGAAAAAAGTTCCAAAAGAATGGTTTGAAAAAGCAAACGGAAAAAAGATATTAGGTTTAGCTTGTGGTGGTGGACAGCAGGGTCCAGTTTTTGCTATAAAAGGTTATGATGTAACCATAATGGATTTTTCTAAATCACAATTACAAAGAGATGATATGGTTGCTAAAAGAGAAGGCTTAAAAATCAATACAGTTCAAGATGATATGACAAAACCATTTCCATTTGAAAATGAAACTTTTGATATTATTTTTAATCCGGTTTCAAATGTATATATAGAAGATTTAGAAAACATGTATAAAGAAGCCTCTCGAGTATTGAAAAAGGGTGGACTGTTAATGGTCGGATTTATGAATCCTTGGATATACATGTATGATGCTGACATTGTATGGGACAAACCCGATGAGGAATTACTTTTAAAGTTTTCAATACCTTTTAATTCAAAAGAGCTTGAAGAGCAAGGCAAGATAACCATAAATTCAGAATATGGATATGAATTTAGCCATACCTTAGAAACTCAGATTAGAGGACAACTTAAAAATGGTCTCGCTATGATAGATTTTTATGAATCATGTGATAAAAGAAATAGATTATCACGTTATGGAAATGACTATATAGCTACACTTTGCATTAAACTATAA
- a CDS encoding GNAT family N-acetyltransferase, which yields MIDIREISVKDINLFWEKHIKYLIEDEIITDKEDIEYFLSSEYRDFLENRMIVDKDRHYIAYFFENDVEIGAVQFTIYTNEDGKYFGECFIMDFWIYPEFRNKSKGSECFKKLEKYTKSLGATHYVLNSMKDNSIRFWKNLGFVENGVDEWGMKLFRLH from the coding sequence ATGATAGATATTAGAGAAATTTCGGTTAAAGATATTAATTTGTTTTGGGAGAAACATATTAAGTATTTAATTGAAGATGAAATTATTACAGATAAGGAAGATATAGAATATTTTTTAAGTAGTGAGTATAGAGATTTTTTAGAAAATCGTATGATTGTTGATAAGGATAGACATTATATTGCTTATTTTTTCGAAAATGATGTAGAAATTGGTGCTGTTCAATTTACGATTTATACCAATGAAGATGGAAAATATTTTGGAGAATGTTTTATAATGGATTTTTGGATATATCCTGAATTTAGAAATAAATCCAAAGGTTCAGAATGTTTTAAAAAATTAGAAAAATATACAAAATCACTTGGAGCAACGCATTATGTTTTAAATTCAATGAAAGATAATTCAATCCGATTTTGGAAAAATTTAGGATTTGTAGAAAACGGAGTTGATGAATGGGGTATGAAATTGTTTAGACTACATTAG
- a CDS encoding mechanosensitive ion channel family protein yields MNKFFEKLIYSESIRSIIIKIILSIIVFFLAKIIIYIFTKALTNLVKTYKQNDFRNSQKVNSIVSISSSVLKYIIYFIVIVIILSIFDVNTLSLIATAGVGGIIIAFGVQSIIKDLFSGVFILLDDQYNIGDDVNINGISGNIMAINMRNTQIQGYDGSINIISNGSITTVTNFSKNNQRSVVTFCFPTDVDVEKVKKIINDFSPEFSKKYKSVIKDPVFFGVTETEKYYVKIAIAIWSKHSTQWQNEKNLREELYKKFKEKNIEFLKLEKGDKIV; encoded by the coding sequence ATGAATAAATTTTTTGAAAAATTGATTTATTCGGAATCAATTAGAAGTATAATTATAAAAATAATTTTATCCATAATAGTTTTCTTTTTGGCTAAAATTATAATTTATATTTTTACAAAAGCTTTGACAAATTTAGTTAAAACTTATAAGCAAAATGATTTTAGAAACTCACAAAAGGTAAATTCTATAGTTTCCATTTCATCAAGTGTTTTGAAATATATTATTTATTTTATAGTAATAGTTATAATACTTAGCATTTTTGATGTAAATACTTTATCTTTAATAGCAACTGCCGGAGTTGGTGGTATTATCATCGCATTTGGAGTTCAAAGTATTATTAAAGATTTATTCAGTGGAGTTTTTATTCTACTAGATGATCAGTATAATATTGGGGATGATGTCAATATTAATGGAATCTCCGGCAATATTATGGCTATAAATATGAGAAATACACAGATTCAAGGTTATGACGGAAGTATAAATATAATATCAAATGGCAGTATAACAACTGTTACGAACTTTAGTAAAAATAATCAAAGATCTGTTGTTACTTTTTGTTTTCCAACTGATGTAGATGTTGAAAAAGTTAAGAAAATCATAAATGATTTTTCGCCAGAATTTTCAAAAAAATATAAAAGTGTAATTAAAGATCCAGTATTTTTTGGAGTTACTGAAACTGAAAAATATTATGTAAAGATTGCTATTGCAATTTGGAGTAAACACTCTACGCAATGGCAAAACGAAAAAAATTTAAGAGAAGAATTGTATAAAAAATTTAAAGAAAAAAATATTGAATTTTTGAAACTTGAAAAGGGTGATAAAATTGTATAA
- a CDS encoding DUF951 domain-containing protein: protein MYKYKVSDIVVLKKEHPCGTNRWEILKTGIEIKLKCLGCEREVWIKRIDFEKRLRKVEIDGKLFKVANL, encoded by the coding sequence TTGTATAAATACAAAGTATCGGACATTGTAGTTTTAAAAAAAGAACATCCTTGTGGAACAAATAGATGGGAGATTTTAAAAACGGGAATTGAAATAAAATTGAAATGTCTAGGTTGTGAAAGGGAAGTTTGGATTAAAAGAATTGATTTTGAAAAAAGACTTAGAAAAGTTGAAATAGATGGGAAACTTTTCAAAGTTGCAAATCTATAA
- a CDS encoding nitroreductase family protein gives MDFLELAKKRYSVRDFSSKKVEKEKILKIIEAGKIAPTAKNSQPIKIYYCTDDEKLKLLNESSPCEYNSQLMFVITYNSDECWKYEDGIPSGVVDSAIVATHMVLEAEDLGLGSVIIKAFKSEIVKEKFDIPEQNKVELLLFMGYKSDNAMPSPMHETYKSDEELFEELKIR, from the coding sequence ATGGATTTTTTAGAATTGGCAAAAAAGAGATATTCAGTAAGAGATTTTTCAAGCAAAAAGGTTGAAAAAGAAAAGATTTTAAAAATTATAGAAGCTGGAAAAATTGCACCAACTGCAAAAAATAGCCAACCGATAAAAATATACTATTGTACTGATGATGAAAAATTAAAACTTTTAAATGAGTCATCTCCTTGTGAATATAATTCACAACTTATGTTTGTTATAACATATAATTCGGATGAATGTTGGAAATATGAAGACGGAATTCCAAGTGGAGTTGTTGATTCTGCAATTGTTGCAACACATATGGTTCTTGAAGCTGAAGATTTAGGATTAGGTTCAGTTATTATCAAAGCATTTAAATCTGAAATAGTTAAGGAAAAATTTGATATTCCTGAACAAAACAAAGTAGAATTACTTTTATTCATGGGATATAAATCTGATAATGCTATGCCTTCACCAATGCATGAAACTTATAAATCAGACGAAGAATTATTTGAGGAATTAAAAATAAGATAG
- a CDS encoding VOC family protein, giving the protein MNKITCICLGVKDMEKSIKFYRDGLGYKTDCRENNPPVCFFDTPGTKFELFPLERLAKDIDENNPPKGNGFSGITLAYNVEHKEDVDNVVELVRKAGGKIVKEPQEVFWGGYHAYFSDLDGYYWEVSWGPNFQFDENGLLKF; this is encoded by the coding sequence ATGAACAAGATTACTTGTATTTGTTTAGGTGTTAAAGATATGGAAAAGTCAATCAAGTTTTATAGAGATGGTTTAGGATATAAGACTGATTGCAGAGAAAATAATCCGCCGGTATGTTTTTTTGATACTCCGGGAACAAAGTTCGAGCTATTTCCTTTGGAACGATTAGCAAAGGATATTGATGAAAATAATCCACCAAAAGGAAATGGATTTTCAGGAATTACATTAGCTTATAATGTTGAACATAAAGAAGATGTAGATAATGTAGTTGAATTAGTAAGAAAAGCAGGTGGAAAAATTGTAAAAGAGCCACAGGAGGTTTTCTGGGGTGGATATCACGCATATTTTTCGGATTTAGATGGATACTATTGGGAAGTTTCATGGGGACCAAATTTTCAATTTGATGAAAATGGATTGCTAAAATTTTGA
- a CDS encoding MFS transporter, producing MKNFRNKLLCLKGYYFFSALVFYAPVALFIRTSRGVSISEFFILQAILSFCIFIFEIPFGMITDKIGYKNSIIISHFSMLLARIILLFSFCFGFFVLESILEAVSMAFESGTMSGYEYEIIGEENFVEKTSVLGNYSTIGFIISTISFYFINNYFGQNFLIIFTIISTFISFLFTLFFEKENNVEKYDNKFSFKSILNTNLIVFMIFNGIISITFILINFFYVIILQNIKLSENYMTFIILLYSAVGLLSPKIIKIFGETKLKRNLFIFLSASSILFISLISIKNIFVIIPMCCLPMLIGVIEAYFLKVENQYVDKLNEKNRATILSTFSMGANFVDVGFLLVSSKLSETSLDYSFIFISILLLIFSLFFITTKFIKEN from the coding sequence ATGAAAAATTTTAGAAATAAACTATTATGCTTAAAAGGTTATTACTTTTTTTCGGCTTTAGTTTTTTATGCTCCTGTAGCTCTTTTTATTAGAACTTCAAGAGGAGTAAGTATATCGGAATTTTTTATTTTACAAGCAATTTTATCCTTTTGTATTTTCATTTTTGAAATACCTTTTGGAATGATTACGGATAAAATAGGCTATAAAAATTCTATCATTATTTCACATTTCTCTATGTTGTTAGCAAGAATTATACTTTTGTTTTCTTTTTGCTTTGGTTTTTTTGTGCTTGAATCGATACTTGAGGCAGTTAGTATGGCATTTGAGTCCGGAACCATGTCAGGTTATGAGTATGAAATCATAGGAGAAGAAAATTTTGTGGAAAAAACTTCTGTGCTTGGAAATTATTCAACTATCGGTTTTATAATTTCTACAATTAGTTTTTATTTTATTAATAACTATTTTGGGCAGAATTTTTTAATAATTTTTACAATTATTTCTACTTTTATTTCTTTTTTATTTACTTTGTTTTTTGAAAAGGAAAATAATGTTGAAAAATACGATAATAAATTTAGCTTTAAAAGTATTTTAAATACAAATCTAATTGTATTTATGATATTTAATGGAATAATAAGTATAACTTTTATTTTAATAAATTTCTTTTATGTCATCATTTTGCAGAATATAAAATTAAGTGAAAATTATATGACTTTTATTATTTTACTATATTCTGCGGTTGGACTTTTAAGTCCAAAGATTATAAAAATTTTTGGAGAAACTAAACTAAAGAGGAATTTGTTTATATTTTTAAGTGCAAGTTCTATTTTATTTATATCGTTGATTTCAATTAAAAACATTTTTGTAATAATACCAATGTGTTGTTTGCCAATGTTAATAGGGGTTATTGAAGCGTACTTTTTAAAAGTGGAAAATCAATATGTTGATAAATTAAACGAGAAAAATCGTGCTACGATTTTGTCTACATTCAGTATGGGTGCAAATTTTGTTGATGTAGGGTTTTTGTTAGTATCTTCAAAATTATCTGAAACAAGTTTGGATTATAGCTTTATTTTTATAAGTATATTACTTTTAATATTTAGTCTATTTTTTATTACGACTAAATTTATAAAAGAAAATTAA
- a CDS encoding NAD(P)H-dependent oxidoreductase, whose translation MFRMKNKLNNLYNANREVKFALVGAGKMGKGLVNQLSRIKGLTSSVVIDEKPEKAMEALISSGVRKSDITTSDNIKIIENSIKNGMYVVSDDYSIACKLQDIKGVVDATGNPPFGAILAMEAIENRKHTIMLNVECDAVIGPYLFNLAKKKNVIYTGSAGDEPGAIMELADFALGAGFKLLAVGKGKNNPLNHYITEDEVREEAISKGLYPKMLAGFIDGTNTMIELTSAANALGFVPDVIGCHGPNTTPAELAKIFSLKEQGGILNNYKTVDFAFGVAPGVYAIVTSDSDEVHDLMKYLKMGDGPNYAIYRPYHLTSLETPITIYNAIVEKESTIVPACGQVSDTVTVAKKDLKAGEILEGIGGKSVFGTITSHADQKNRNLLPIAMITKKTKLKVDVKKDELITLDMVELDEDHIITKLRRKQDKLGL comes from the coding sequence ATGTTTAGAATGAAAAATAAACTTAATAATTTATATAATGCAAATAGAGAAGTTAAGTTTGCTCTTGTTGGAGCCGGAAAAATGGGAAAAGGACTTGTTAATCAACTTTCCAGAATTAAAGGTCTTACAAGTTCTGTTGTAATAGATGAAAAGCCTGAAAAAGCTATGGAAGCTCTTATTTCATCCGGTGTTAGAAAGTCGGATATTACTACAAGCGATAATATAAAAATAATTGAAAATTCTATAAAGAATGGAATGTATGTAGTTTCTGATGACTATTCTATTGCTTGTAAGCTACAAGATATTAAAGGAGTTGTTGATGCAACGGGAAATCCTCCTTTTGGAGCAATTTTAGCAATGGAAGCAATTGAAAATAGAAAGCATACGATTATGTTAAATGTTGAATGTGATGCAGTTATTGGACCGTATCTATTCAATTTAGCAAAAAAGAAAAATGTTATTTATACAGGATCTGCTGGGGATGAACCCGGAGCTATTATGGAACTTGCTGATTTTGCTTTAGGTGCAGGGTTTAAACTTCTTGCTGTTGGAAAAGGGAAAAATAATCCGCTTAATCATTATATAACAGAGGATGAAGTCAGAGAGGAAGCAATTTCAAAAGGACTCTATCCAAAAATGCTTGCCGGTTTTATTGACGGAACAAACACCATGATTGAACTTACAAGTGCTGCAAATGCATTAGGTTTTGTCCCTGATGTTATTGGTTGTCATGGTCCAAATACTACACCTGCTGAACTAGCGAAAATTTTTTCTCTAAAGGAACAAGGTGGAATTTTAAATAATTATAAGACTGTAGATTTTGCTTTTGGAGTTGCTCCCGGAGTTTATGCTATCGTAACAAGTGATAGTGATGAAGTTCACGATTTAATGAAATATTTAAAAATGGGTGACGGACCGAACTATGCAATTTATAGACCTTATCACTTAACAAGTTTGGAAACTCCAATTACAATATATAATGCAATTGTTGAAAAAGAGTCAACTATTGTTCCTGCTTGTGGACAAGTTTCAGACACTGTTACAGTTGCAAAGAAAGATTTAAAAGCAGGAGAAATTTTAGAAGGGATTGGCGGCAAATCTGTTTTTGGAACTATAACAAGCCATGCAGATCAAAAAAATAGAAATCTTTTACCAATTGCTATGATTACTAAAAAAACTAAATTAAAAGTTGATGTAAAAAAAGACGAACTGATAACTCTTGATATGGTGGAATTGGATGAGGATCATATTATAACTAAACTTAGAAGAAAACAAGATAAATTAGGTCTTTAG
- a CDS encoding DUF3343 domain-containing protein — protein sequence MDEKYLLLTFNSVNHTMQLEKELKNLDKKFKTIPTPREVSRSCGLAILLNPSELETVKSLKEAGKNVDYLWLFEKTQDRGNVVTEININE from the coding sequence TTGGACGAAAAATATTTATTATTGACTTTTAATTCAGTTAATCATACAATGCAATTAGAGAAAGAACTTAAGAATTTAGATAAGAAATTTAAAACAATTCCAACACCAAGGGAAGTAAGCCGTTCTTGCGGCCTTGCAATTTTACTTAATCCAAGTGAACTTGAAACAGTAAAATCATTAAAAGAAGCGGGTAAAAATGTTGATTACCTTTGGCTTTTTGAAAAGACACAAGATAGAGGAAATGTTGTAACGGAGATAAATATTAATGAATAA
- a CDS encoding TIGR01212 family radical SAM protein (This family includes YhcC from E. coli K-12, an uncharacterized radical SAM protein.) produces MQRYNDLSSYLKKKFGSRLLKLSIDGGFSCPNRKNGKKGCKFCSETGSGEFTTKRKSITEQLKAQISFLKEKDKNSGYIAYFQSYTNTFLPVEELRKMYYEAINFPNVKVLSIATRADCFNEDIYKLLTELNEKIEVWIELGLQSSNEKTRNNMNIGYSTKTFENCVKKLKELNIKTIFHIIFGLPNETEKDYKNTIDYVNTQKPWGIKIHSLYIQNDCELYEEYLKNSFKVITWNEYIEALIMSIENLDKDIIIHRLTGDGDKEKLVAPLWSKNKIKTIGEISKILKQRNSYQGINYKKDKGAL; encoded by the coding sequence ATGCAAAGATATAATGATTTAAGTTCTTATCTAAAGAAAAAATTCGGCTCAAGACTTTTAAAACTCTCCATCGATGGAGGGTTTTCTTGTCCAAATAGAAAAAATGGGAAAAAAGGCTGCAAATTTTGCTCAGAAACTGGAAGTGGAGAATTTACCACAAAAAGAAAATCAATAACAGAACAATTAAAAGCTCAAATTAGCTTTTTAAAAGAAAAAGATAAGAACAGCGGATATATAGCCTATTTTCAAAGTTATACAAATACATTTTTACCTGTAGAAGAACTTAGAAAAATGTACTATGAGGCAATAAATTTTCCAAATGTCAAAGTGCTATCCATAGCTACAAGAGCCGACTGTTTCAATGAAGATATTTATAAATTACTTACAGAACTGAATGAAAAAATTGAAGTCTGGATTGAGCTTGGATTACAAAGCTCAAATGAAAAAACAAGAAATAATATGAATATTGGATACAGTACAAAAACATTTGAAAATTGTGTGAAAAAGCTTAAAGAATTAAATATAAAAACTATCTTTCATATAATTTTCGGTCTTCCAAATGAAACAGAAAAAGATTATAAAAATACTATTGATTATGTAAATACTCAAAAACCTTGGGGCATTAAAATTCACAGTCTTTATATTCAGAACGATTGTGAACTATATGAAGAATATCTAAAAAATAGCTTCAAAGTAATAACTTGGAATGAATATATAGAGGCTTTAATTATGTCAATAGAAAATTTAGACAAGGACATAATTATTCATAGGCTCACAGGAGATGGCGATAAAGAAAAACTCGTTGCTCCCCTTTGGTCAAAAAATAAAATTAAAACTATTGGAGAAATTAGTAAAATTCTAAAACAAAGAAATTCATACCAAGGAATAAACTACAAAAAGGACAAAGGAGCTTTATAA
- a CDS encoding DNA alkylation repair protein, producing the protein MDKILNDLFSFQDVEYKNFNAKLIPTVDKDLIIGVRTPELRNYAKKLFKEDEKRTFNFLNNLPHKYYEENNLHGCLIEQIKDFDLAMEYTEKFIPFIDNWATCDLFSPKVFKKYPNETYRYILDWIKDEKTYVIRYGIGLLLSNYLDENFKDEHLKIVSKVRSEEYYVNMMIAWYFATALTKQQKYAIKFIENKKLDDWTHNKAIQKAIESRRITEEEKSYLRSLKVKIVK; encoded by the coding sequence ATGGATAAAATATTGAATGATTTATTTTCTTTTCAAGATGTTGAATATAAAAATTTTAATGCTAAACTTATTCCAACAGTAGATAAAGACCTAATAATTGGAGTTAGAACACCGGAATTAAGAAATTATGCAAAAAAATTATTTAAAGAAGATGAAAAAAGAACTTTTAATTTTTTAAATAATCTTCCACATAAATACTATGAAGAAAATAATTTACATGGATGTTTAATTGAGCAAATAAAAGATTTTGATTTAGCAATGGAATATACAGAAAAATTTATTCCTTTTATTGATAATTGGGCAACTTGCGACTTATTTTCTCCGAAAGTTTTTAAGAAATATCCAAATGAGACATATAGATATATTTTAGATTGGATAAAAGATGAAAAAACTTATGTTATAAGATACGGAATTGGCCTTTTGCTTTCAAATTATTTGGATGAAAATTTTAAAGATGAACATTTGAAAATTGTTTCAAAAGTAAGGTCTGAAGAATATTATGTAAATATGATGATTGCTTGGTATTTTGCCACTGCTCTTACAAAACAACAAAAGTATGCTATAAAGTTTATAGAAAATAAAAAACTTGATGATTGGACTCATAATAAAGCCATTCAAAAGGCAATAGAAAGCAGAAGAATTACCGAAGAAGAAAAATCATATTTAAGAAGTTTAAAAGTAAAAATAGTAAAATAG